Within Quercus lobata isolate SW786 chromosome 5, ValleyOak3.0 Primary Assembly, whole genome shotgun sequence, the genomic segment TAGATTCGAGGTTTTTACTTCTTATTccattttgtttggttattggGAGAATGAGGTTGCTGGTTTGGTGGAATGGCTGGATTTGGTGGTGGTTCTTGATTACCAGGGTTGTTGGTGGTTGTTGAGgaggggggggtgggggagggTGGTTGTTGTGTGGTAGTAGAGgggagaggaagaagaaaaaaggggaaaaaaatcaaattaattttaaaatgatattagaattaaattttgctttaaaataattttttattaacataaaCACATGTTGGTTCAGCTTACGAAAGTGAGACTGAATGATCAATTTGAATATTTCCCAAACTTCAGggatttataattttgaattaaaagacCACGGGTTCAGTTTGAGTTTGATCCTAAGTTCAGGGGTGCTTTTgcattttcccttctttttcaaTCTACTATATTCTAATATGCCAAAAACTGAAGTGGCTGATAGGTTACATTGAAGGATAAGGCTTGGTGGTCTATTCAGTGTACTTCGTATTATGAGGCATTAAGAGGATCTATTGGCATGAAATTACTGTGGAGTATTCGGGGGTTTTAGAGTTTCTAGAAAGGATACCCTTTTCTTTTGGACATCAGCCTTgggaaaaattttctaattggAGGGTGGGGTTATGTATTAAACAAAATATCATTCTATCGGATCACTTTTGTATGTGCATAAGGAGCTGGGGGAGGCTACTGATCGCTTGCTACTTCATTGTGCAGTTGCCAATGACTtgatctcttcttctttttttggagatattttCAGTTAAATGTGTGATAGtgcttgtgtttttttgttggcAAGGAATGTTTGGAAAACATAGAATCAGTGCAAATTTGGAGTGGTGCCCTGCTTTGCCTTATTCAGATAGAGAAAACCTTACATTCAACAGCATTGAGTTACCTACTCTCAAGAAAAAATGTGTAGTTCTGCATAATCTGTTGTGATTGATCTAATGTGACCGGCAAcatctcttctctttcttttgtggatTTCCTTGACgatatttgtttgtaattctttaggagACTCTTTATAAAACTTGTCTACCAAGGTTTCTCCtctttctaataaaaatttcaaattacttttaaaagaatcacataatatgaaataaaaaaaccatatttTGCCAATTCAATGTACATGAGAGAACCAGTTTGTGGGATGGAGAATTTTAGCATTCTAAGTTTTCAATTACTTATTTTAACTGACTTGTCTACATGTCTTTGGAGTAGTAAGGTACCTTGGTTATTGACTACCTGTTTAGTCAAAACGAAAATGCAAttattgttctctctctctctccctctctctccttttattcttttcttttcctccattgttttgattttcttgagatataatttttttttatctttgttgcTATGAGTTCCATTCAGGACTTCTATTATGCTTGAAAATGAGCAAAGTTAGATCTGAGCGAGCTTCATCTGAAATGTGGAAGGTATTAAATCTTTTATtgtcttgtttttctctttgatttctgGGTGTCACAGCCAGCGTTAATATAATGCGTTTGGTGGCtccattataaatttataatattactGAAATCCTTTTATTTTCCCTGTGTGTATGTAGTTGTAGAATTTATCTTGCTTATTTATGTCCATCAGTGGTTTTGCAGTTCCATGTATAATGTTGGCAAGTATTCTGTTCTGTGCAGGTTTCAGGTTTAGCTGTTGTTTCTGTGATCTGTTTCACTTCAAGTTCTTTTGTTGCTCTTTTAACTGATATTCCGGTAGACACTTCTCTGTTGGTCATCAAATTTATATTGTACAAAAGAAATTGAATTCATCTTTATAGCTTTCTCTAACTTCATCATGTCATGATGGTTACAGATGCTATATCACCGGCCTCAACATCCCATGAGAGTTGTTTATACGTCTCTCTTGCtcattttgtattattttatagGTATGTGGTTCTAATTTCTGTGTCAGGGTCTCAGGTTGGTGAAAATGACAAGGGtacattttttatgtttgcttCATTCACatccattttttcttcttttcacatGTTAGTCCTCCCATCTCTTAACATCTTATCTTGGTTCTTCCTTTATTACTTTTCTTAGCAAGGTTTCcttcttgttttctttctgCAACTATCCTGAATGATTTTGCACCATCCTTTTGTGTGAAATTCTGCCCTTTGtccatttttaactttttgattCTTCATATGGCCATGGAATGGGTTTTGAGACTTATCCTATTGGCTGATGAAACTAATTGCATAGGTGTTCATATATCTGCTGATGGATGATATATGTGTATAAGGTGACATCAGTCTCTAGACTCTGGAGAATCAAGAATTGACCCCATTATCATATCTGGTTGTACTTATATTATTAATGGAAGATCAAAGCAATAAGtagctaagaaaaaaaatatagttgtcCTAGGTTCTCAATTTCAACCATTGACCActcagaaatttttttgactTAATAACCATGCCTTGTACCTGCATAAAGAATATTGTTCTTTACCAATGATGTTTTATAGAATCAAGATAACATCCTGAATCTGCCTATGCCCATCTTATACATAAATGGAATTTGACCACTGGATTTACACTTAGTTTTGGTAGCTGGCATCTGATATCCATTTGGATAATGTTACATTCTGAGACCAATATCAATCCATTGTCTGATTATTCTGAATTTTAAAACAAGAGTCCATAGGAGGCTAGCATTTCTGAAGAGGTGAAGGTGTTCTTggtttgtttttctgttttgaGATTTAAGAAAGGGCAACTATAATCTATcaagtgaaaattttaaattttgaaaagagtAGTTTGTAGGCATGAATGAGTGAAAGCTATCCTGGAGAGAGTAAGTTCTTGATTTGGAGAAGAGATtagtttttgtttcattttaagTCAGTAAAGTTTAAATTTGGCTGGAGATACAGTTCATGAGGCACCAAACTGTAGGAGATGGATCAGGGTTTATAAATTGGAGCCACTTGTAGAAAGAATGCGAAATTTTGCAGGCATCTTTGGGAATGGTTCATTTTTCTGTTTCAAAAAACTTGCTTTtagagatgaaaaccaaaaaaatcttCTGTTGAGTTGAAATGTAAAATTCCTTTGGAATGtggaaaacaaaaggcaatatttttgaacaaataaaaaaatttgtttggatgctCATGGCATCCccccaaaaaatatttgggcAACTTAATGACAATCCCACTATCACATATCTCTTCAACAGCCTGTTTAGCCTCACGTCCAAAATCCTACTGACTCCAGCTGTCCAGCAACAGCCTCCCCATCAAGCAGTATTGTCCCCAACAATCTGAAAGACTGAAGCCACCATCAACAACCAATTTAAACCTCATCAAACCAACACATCACCTTTTCATAAAGCACGAAAACCCCATCAAAGGCCCCAAACTCACACCAACAACAAAAGCAAAGCCACATTCAGCAGCTcaaccaaacacccaaaaaaaattcattcatcAATTGGTGCACCTGCACCAAAACTCTCCCTTTGCTTGTGTATCTTAAGCTTGCTGGCATTTTCAAGTTGGAGGAATAGAAGGTGTTGCAGTTGATGATGCGCTTGAAGTGATGCAATTGAGCCAATAAACCTCAAGAGAGAGGGAATACATTTTTGGATGGAGGGAGCTCTGTTGCTGGCCTTGAGTATGGGTGGTCCTCTAGGTCGGTGATCCAAACCTACGCCGTCGAAGATATCAACTGGGCCTCATATGATCTGATGATTCTTCATCCAAACTGTCATgagaaaaaatttgttttcaaaaaccagGAAACCGAAAGCAACAAAAAGatttctctcaattttctctattttttgataggtaataaaagttttattgaacaaaagtacatcatgttcatgatggtgaacaaATTATACTTGAAACaattacaaacaaatcaaagagAAGAATTAACAGAATGAAGGaaatcaaaaatggaaatacaCTGCATAAAACCCCAGTTTTCTCTTGATTTGGAGATGAATTCCAATATCTTTATCTATCTTAGAAAACAGAAAACTGATTTTAAAACCAGAAGAGATGCCCTACTTGGTTGCCTAAAAGGTTAATTTTAAGATTGAGAATGATTACTTCGCAAGATTTGCAGTGAATATGGATTCACTCAAAGATTAAAGGAGCATCAATGATGCTTTTGTAAACTTGTACTAGAGTTGTATGAAATATTGAGAACTTCAGCTCATTTGTAGATGATTACAGTTTCATTCGTTGCTTAGTAAATAGGATGACTCTCGGCAACCTTTGGAAGAGTAAACTGTTTAGATGCTGGAAATATGCATCAGAATGAACTTCCGCATACACACATCATATGCAGAAGctaaaaaagaatggaaatcaaatatcaaatatttggCCACAGGTGCAATGTGCAAATATAGGGAAACCTGAGCACCAGCCACAGTGTGTGACTGACGATTTTAGAAAAGATTTGGCTTAATTACATATCCTAACTCCACTCCTCTCACCTTTTTTGATAACATGAATTGTTGGCATGATTTGTGCaccttaaaaataaatctaaaaatttagatGTATCAAAAGTGcactctttgttttttaattttttaaggataaagagggaaaattacattttcaacCGTATAGTTTGGGgatagttttaaattgaaacctGATGTTTAGGGGAGTTTTTTAATGGTTGATGAAGTTTGAGCAAGTCAATAAGAGATAGCAAGTCAGTTTGTGAGTCAAAGCCCATCACAACCCCTTCAAAATGCAACTTTTGAAACATGAGGGTTTCCACCCCTACAATATAAGgtgaaatataattttgtttaaaaaataaggatcCTCTATTATTCTGGTTAGGAAGCTTGAATTGTGTGTTAAAAAGTCATAGCTAGTGCTCAAGTCTCCTGCTTCTGTGGGTTATGGGAGAGGTGGTTGGTAGACAGCTGTATCCAATTTTGGAGAGAATGATTCCCGGGGTTTGAGTATTTTTTACTGTAATTGTTTACCATGTTAGTTATTGCTTTCACACCACTTACCTTAAAATAAGTAGAAAGCATGTTGCTTTACatattgattgataacatatgtGACTACAGTGGGAAGCAACATAGGCTTATGATGGGTGAAAAACATTGCATGCACTCATTCTTCTATATTAAGTATCGAATCAATACTGTCTTTGTTCAGAAGTAGTGAGCAGCTAACTTACAATATGATGTGTTGTTGCCAGGTTCATCAACACCCTCAGCTTTTATATTATGGATCATGAGAGAATTACCACC encodes:
- the LOC115989720 gene encoding tobamovirus multiplication protein 1-like isoform X1; protein product: MILLIMQVYVYFFSIAILLLGGALACYGLLLCLKMSKVRSERASSEMWKVSGLAVVSVICFTSSSFVALLTDIPMLYHRPQHPMRVVYTSLLLILYYFIGSSTPSAFILWIMRELPPLKAENIQEASTITFITDSSAVIQQPQRWTTSTSLQNQISRVSPI
- the LOC115989720 gene encoding uncharacterized protein LOC115989720 isoform X2 → MSKVRSERASSEMWKVSGLAVVSVICFTSSSFVALLTDIPMLYHRPQHPMRVVYTSLLLILYYFIGSSTPSAFILWIMRELPPLKAENIQEASTITFITDSSAVIQQPQRWTTSTSLQNQISRVSPI